The genomic interval GCTGCAGGGCCGCTTCCGTTTCACACTGCGCAAGGATCTCCGCCTCACCTATCCCCGTGCGGAAACGCCGACGCATTACATGACCATGGCGATGGATCCGGATCTCGACCAATGCGTGGTCCGCGCGCTGCGCGACATGATCGTGCTGTTGGGCGAGAAGCGAAATTTGTCGCGCGAGGATGCCTACACGCTCTGTAGTCTCGCCGCCGATTTGAGGGTCACGCAGACCGTCAACGGCTCCAAGGGCATCCACTGCATGATCGCAAAATCGGTCGTGCACGGTTAAAGCGTTTTCGAGCGAAGTGGGCACCGGTTCGCGCCCAGAAAACGCGTCAAAACAAGACTCCAGAGCCCCGTTCCGATTTCATCGGAACGGAAAAGGCTCTAGGCCCGTAACGGCCCCTACTCAGCCTCGGTTCTTCACAACGCCCGCGCCGGCTTCGCCGCCGCGCGGCCGGTCGTGCGCATTTTTCCAAGCGATTCCAATGATTTCTCGAACTCTTTCGCGACCGATTTGACTTTCAGCCCTAAACCTAAATAGAGTCTTAATCGTTACTTTTATGTACCCGAGTATGAGGCTAGCGTTTGGGTCATGGCCACCGAAAAAGCCGAGACTGACCGCATTCCCGTAACCTTGGCGCTCTCGACCATCACCTATCTCGAAAAACTGGTGAGACAGGGCACCCACGGCACCAGCGTCCCAGGCGTTGCACGAACCTTGATCGAGGAAGGCATCCGCCTCGCGATCAAGGATGGCCTGCTGTCCATTCGCGACAACGGCAGGACGTGAGGCTCAAGGACGCGCAAAGCGGACGGTTTCGGACGGCGTGGTCGATTTTAGAACCTGGGACCGTCACAAAATGCCCGCTGCTTCACCGACTTCGCCACCGACTTCCGTTGCGACCTGGACCGACGAGCGCATCGAACTTCTGAAAAACCATTTTCACGCCGGCCTGTCCTGCCGCGAGATCGCCGCCGATATCGGCGTCAGCCGCAACGCCGTCATCGGCAAGCTCAGCCGCCTCAATCTGACCCGCGGCCCGAAGCGGGAAGAGCGGAGCGTGGAGAAGAGCACTGCGCGGGCCCTGAGGACCCTTCGCAGGCTGCAA from Bradyrhizobium arachidis carries:
- a CDS encoding GcrA family cell cycle regulator, with protein sequence MPAASPTSPPTSVATWTDERIELLKNHFHAGLSCREIAADIGVSRNAVIGKLSRLNLTRGPKREERSVEKSTARALRTLRRLQCEMLGAIYDEAETPLAHAPIDETNRCSLLELSENRCRWPISTPGADDFCFCGNASPDGQSYCTGHARLAYRPNSRARLIR